The Pseudobacteroides sp. genome has a window encoding:
- the rpsF gene encoding 30S ribosomal protein S6 gives MANKYESIFIINTEVGEETIKALVEKFKGLLETSAQLESIDEWGKKKLAYPIEDCNEGYYVLVNFTAESSFPHELERIYKITDGIIKYMIIKKEK, from the coding sequence ATGGCAAATAAGTATGAATCAATTTTTATAATCAATACTGAGGTTGGTGAAGAAACTATAAAAGCTCTTGTTGAAAAGTTTAAGGGACTTTTAGAAACTTCTGCACAATTGGAAAGTATTGACGAATGGGGCAAAAAAAAGCTTGCATATCCAATTGAAGACTGTAATGAAGGTTACTATGTATTAGTTAACTTCACAGCAGAATCTAGTTTCCCTCATGAGCTTGAGAGAATTTACAAAATTACAGATGGCATAATTAAATACATGATTATCAAAAAGGAAAAATAA
- a CDS encoding sporulation peptidase YabG yields MSDFNVGDIVVRKSYGKDIYFVITGINNTDSGNPTYTLRGLLTRIEADSSGVDLLKQNPRLVDQDKLNYLQKTQRNLASQNLSRRLYGISRLPGKPGRILHIDSSKEFLEICMNHYRSSKIECEGHTVAESQQPSVVRELLVDYKPDIVVLTGHDGLKKGNVDLDSIESYRTSKYFVQSVVEARKLEPDKNRLCIFAGACQSYFEAILKAGANFASSPGRVLIDCLDPSIVCEKVATTDPRMVITPWSVARLTKSGTKGIGGINTKGRLKPSRMS; encoded by the coding sequence ATGTCTGACTTTAATGTTGGAGATATTGTAGTCAGAAAATCTTATGGCAAAGATATTTACTTTGTCATAACTGGAATAAACAATACTGATAGCGGTAATCCAACTTATACACTTAGAGGTCTTTTAACCAGAATAGAAGCTGACTCAAGCGGCGTTGATCTTTTAAAACAAAATCCAAGGCTTGTAGATCAGGATAAACTAAATTATCTTCAGAAAACGCAGCGGAACCTTGCCTCACAAAACTTATCCAGACGGCTATACGGCATTAGCAGGCTACCAGGTAAGCCAGGCAGGATTTTGCATATCGATTCCAGCAAGGAGTTTCTTGAAATCTGTATGAACCACTATAGAAGTTCTAAAATCGAGTGTGAGGGCCATACAGTTGCAGAGAGCCAGCAACCTTCAGTTGTGAGAGAATTGCTTGTCGATTACAAGCCTGATATTGTTGTATTAACCGGTCATGACGGTTTAAAGAAAGGTAATGTGGACTTGGATTCAATAGAAAGCTACAGAACATCAAAGTACTTTGTGCAATCAGTGGTTGAGGCAAGGAAATTGGAGCCTGACAAAAACAGGCTGTGTATTTTTGCAGGTGCCTGTCAATCATATTTTGAAGCTATACTTAAAGCAGGTGCAAATTTTGCAAGTTCACCAGGGAGGGTTTTAATAGATTGTCTTGACCCTTCAATCGTATGCGAAAAGGTAGCGACTACTGATCCAAGAATGGTCATAACACCATGGTCTGTTGCACGGCTTACAAAGTCGGGAACTAAAGGAATCGGCGGAATCAATACCAAAGGAAGACTTAAGCCGAGCCGCATGTCATGA